From the Methanobacterium spitsbergense genome, one window contains:
- a CDS encoding TraB/GumN family protein — MIIMAPENIKIIGTAHVSKESIDEVKEAIIINQPDVVAVELDMNRYQNMMAEKNGQEKPDVNIRDIIKGDKLSIFLVSMFLSYMQRKIGDDLGVKPGSEMIAAIETAEEIGAKVALIDRDISVTLKRALNKMSFIEKAKFVFGIITSFFSKDEIEDVESIKDSDTLTEVMEYFKEMSPKAYSVLVSERDAYMANMLQNVEGENVVVVVGAGHKKGITEYMEHPENIPPIEELITIKKSRVPVGKLILFSIPVIFVLIFALALFKGINIQTSLLNFVLITGSFSFLGCILSGSKVYSAITAFIVAPLTTIHPLLAAGWFSGIVEAKVRHISMDDAVNITKTDNFRELWGNNLFRVLLVVVGTNIGASIGLFLTIPNVIFPLFYKIFGF; from the coding sequence ATGATCATAATGGCACCAGAAAATATAAAAATAATTGGTACTGCTCATGTATCAAAAGAAAGTATAGACGAGGTTAAGGAAGCCATAATAATTAATCAACCCGACGTTGTTGCTGTTGAACTGGATATGAACCGTTACCAGAATATGATGGCAGAAAAAAATGGACAAGAAAAACCAGATGTAAATATTAGAGATATTATTAAAGGAGATAAATTAAGTATTTTTCTAGTAAGTATGTTCCTGTCTTACATGCAGAGAAAGATTGGGGACGATTTAGGTGTTAAACCAGGTTCTGAAATGATTGCTGCCATTGAAACAGCAGAAGAAATTGGAGCTAAAGTAGCCCTAATTGATCGAGATATCAGTGTGACGTTGAAAAGAGCACTTAACAAAATGAGCTTTATTGAGAAGGCGAAATTTGTATTTGGAATAATAACATCATTTTTCAGTAAAGATGAAATAGAAGATGTTGAAAGTATTAAAGACAGTGACACTCTCACAGAAGTAATGGAATATTTTAAGGAAATGTCTCCTAAAGCCTACAGTGTGCTTGTATCGGAAAGAGATGCTTACATGGCAAACATGCTTCAAAATGTAGAAGGGGAAAATGTTGTTGTGGTTGTTGGAGCAGGACATAAAAAGGGGATCACAGAGTACATGGAACATCCAGAAAATATTCCCCCAATTGAAGAACTTATAACCATCAAGAAATCCAGAGTACCCGTGGGAAAACTCATATTATTCTCAATACCAGTTATTTTTGTTTTAATATTTGCATTAGCCCTGTTTAAAGGCATAAATATTCAAACCAGCCTATTAAACTTTGTACTAATAACAGGCAGTTTTTCATTCTTAGGCTGTATATTATCTGGTTCAAAGGTGTATTCTGCCATAACCGCATTTATAGTCGCCCCATTAACAACCATACACCCCCTTCTTGCAGCAGGTTGGTTTTCAGGAATAGTAGAAGCGAAGGTGAGACATATATCCATGGATGATGCAGTAAACATAACCAAAACAGACAATTTTCGGGAATTATGGGGTAACAACCTATTCAGGGTACTTTTAGTGGTGGTTGGCACCAATATTGGGGCTTCAATTGGATTATTCCTAACAATACCCAACGTGATATTTCCACTATTCTACAAAATATTTGGATTTTAA
- a CDS encoding DUF1922 domain-containing protein — MYLIYRCDCGRAVYSKEKVATKKCVCGKNLKVKERRIIAKVEDIGQASDKVRKLQEEKYGEAFFTTADKIPNKR, encoded by the coding sequence ATGTACTTAATTTATAGATGTGATTGTGGACGAGCAGTATACTCCAAGGAGAAAGTTGCTACTAAAAAATGTGTTTGTGGTAAAAACCTTAAGGTTAAAGAAAGAAGGATCATTGCAAAGGTAGAAGACATTGGTCAAGCCTCAGATAAGGTCAGAAAATTGCAGGAAGAGAAATATGGTGAAGCTTTCTTCACAACTGCAGATAAAATTCCCAATAAGCGTTAA
- a CDS encoding TRAM domain-containing protein produces the protein MDQSPKTAPIQEGEEYDVKIEDVGKEGDGITRVEGFVVFVPDTKVGDEVKVKITSVRRRFAFAEKVE, from the coding sequence ATGGATCAAAGCCCAAAAACAGCCCCCATTCAGGAAGGGGAAGAATACGACGTAAAAATTGAAGATGTAGGTAAAGAAGGAGATGGCATAACCCGTGTTGAGGGTTTTGTCGTGTTTGTACCTGATACTAAAGTTGGTGACGAAGTTAAGGTCAAAATAACATCGGTAAGAAGACGTTTTGCCTTTGCTGAGAAGGTTGAATAG
- a CDS encoding GTPBP1 family GTP-binding protein, which produces MTDNIYDITKDGERDNIEFKENLTIDYHLKKDRKQHLASQMKYRMEVGCGEAIYFIGVHDEGHLIGLPEPEYEESIFVLESIAHEIGAEILELEKHPANNGSVAKVRIAKSQKNKKDHILVGVAGHVDHGKSTLVGTLTTGSLDNGSGRTRIFLDVQKHEIERGLSADLSFAVYGFSKSQPVRLKNPLKKNEKSKLVEECDKVVSFVDTVGHEPWLRTTIRGIMGQKLSYGLLTIAADQGPTHITKEHLGIILAMELPVIVAMTKVDVVTSEKAVEIQQKIFELLKLVGRIPFMVKSIQDADFVSKNMNQHIVPVVRVSPVTGEGLDLFDRLFLKLKIPSNRKELQKPFMMYIDKIYSVMGVGTVVSGTIRQGKVKKGDKLLIGPTGTGEYIETASKSMEMHHYKKDVAETGEVVGISITGLDVSDIKRGMILCSTEYPTISVREFEADVAILIHPTTIKRGYECIAHIETIAETMTFEPIDNEYMSAGDTGKIKMKFKYRPCCIREGQKLIFREGRSKGVGTVTRIIQ; this is translated from the coding sequence ATGACAGATAATATCTACGATATTACAAAAGATGGCGAAAGGGACAATATAGAATTTAAAGAAAACCTCACCATTGATTACCATCTAAAAAAGGATAGAAAACAACATCTCGCATCCCAAATGAAATATAGGATGGAAGTAGGATGTGGTGAAGCCATTTATTTTATTGGAGTTCATGATGAAGGCCATTTAATCGGACTTCCAGAACCAGAATATGAAGAATCTATTTTTGTATTGGAAAGTATAGCACACGAAATTGGTGCTGAAATTTTAGAACTCGAAAAACATCCCGCTAACAATGGAAGTGTTGCAAAGGTCAGAATAGCAAAATCTCAAAAAAATAAAAAAGATCATATTCTTGTTGGTGTTGCAGGCCATGTAGACCATGGTAAAAGTACTCTAGTAGGTACATTGACTACAGGATCCCTTGACAATGGATCGGGAAGAACAAGAATATTTCTAGATGTTCAGAAACATGAGATAGAACGAGGATTGTCTGCAGATCTTTCATTTGCCGTTTATGGATTCAGTAAATCTCAGCCAGTAAGGCTTAAAAATCCTTTGAAAAAAAATGAAAAATCCAAATTAGTTGAAGAATGCGACAAGGTTGTATCATTTGTTGATACTGTTGGGCACGAACCATGGTTACGAACAACAATAAGAGGTATAATGGGTCAAAAACTCAGTTACGGTCTTCTTACAATTGCTGCAGACCAAGGTCCTACTCACATTACTAAAGAACATTTGGGAATAATACTTGCAATGGAACTACCAGTTATAGTTGCTATGACCAAGGTAGATGTTGTAACCTCTGAAAAAGCAGTTGAAATTCAGCAGAAAATATTTGAACTCTTAAAATTGGTTGGAAGAATTCCTTTCATGGTAAAATCCATTCAAGATGCAGATTTTGTATCAAAAAACATGAACCAACATATAGTTCCCGTTGTCAGAGTCTCTCCTGTAACAGGGGAAGGATTGGATCTTTTTGATAGACTCTTTTTAAAACTTAAAATACCTTCAAATAGAAAGGAACTTCAAAAGCCATTTATGATGTATATTGATAAAATTTATTCTGTTATGGGCGTAGGAACTGTTGTCAGTGGCACAATTAGACAAGGTAAAGTTAAAAAGGGTGATAAACTTCTCATCGGACCAACTGGAACAGGAGAATATATTGAAACCGCATCCAAATCCATGGAAATGCATCACTATAAGAAAGATGTTGCAGAAACCGGAGAAGTTGTTGGAATATCAATTACAGGCCTAGATGTGAGTGATATTAAACGTGGAATGATCCTATGCAGTACAGAATATCCCACAATATCTGTAAGAGAATTTGAAGCAGATGTCGCAATATTAATCCATCCAACAACCATTAAAAGAGGTTATGAATGTATAGCTCATATAGAAACAATTGCCGAAACAATGACATTTGAACCCATTGATAATGAATATATGTCCGCTGGTGATACTGGAAAGATCAAAATGAAATTTAAATACCGCCCCTGCTGTATTAGGGAGGGTCAAAAACTGATATTTCGAGAGGGTAGAAGTAAAGGTGTAGGTACTGTAACTCGTATCATCCAATAA
- the comB gene encoding 2-phosphosulfolactate phosphatase has protein sequence MKVSLSLDKSYSKDVAIMVDVLRASTTITVAMENFGTIIPVKTIEEAENFAKKNNAVLAGERRGAAIKGFDTGNSPLEISNFAGNVLVITTSNGTRIMDGMQSKTLIGSFVNAKSVAQTALNLAENHIEVVMAGVEGNFAIEDFLGAGEIISYLTDQKLDEKALAAYMASRDVDMVQNAIKTSRSARRLGELGLTNDVEFCLKRNIYDTVPVYENGRINLIK, from the coding sequence ATGAAAGTATCACTGAGCTTGGATAAATCATATTCTAAAGATGTTGCAATTATGGTAGATGTTCTAAGGGCAAGCACCACAATAACGGTTGCAATGGAAAATTTTGGAACTATTATACCAGTAAAGACTATTGAAGAAGCTGAAAATTTTGCTAAAAAAAATAATGCTGTTTTGGCTGGTGAAAGAAGAGGAGCAGCAATTAAAGGGTTTGATACAGGAAACTCTCCCTTAGAAATTTCTAATTTTGCTGGAAATGTTCTAGTTATTACTACCAGCAATGGAACTCGAATAATGGATGGAATGCAATCAAAAACATTGATTGGTTCATTTGTAAATGCAAAATCGGTAGCACAAACTGCTTTGAATCTTGCAGAAAATCATATAGAAGTTGTAATGGCCGGTGTGGAAGGTAATTTTGCAATAGAAGATTTTCTGGGAGCTGGAGAAATAATATCCTATTTAACTGACCAAAAACTTGATGAAAAGGCACTTGCAGCTTATATGGCATCACGAGATGTTGATATGGTTCAAAATGCCATTAAAACCTCAAGATCAGCCCGTAGACTTGGTGAATTAGGGCTTACCAATGATGTTGAATTTTGTCTCAAACGAAATATATATGACACAGTTCCAGTATATGAAAACGGAAGAATAAACCTAATTAAATAA
- a CDS encoding methanogenesis marker 7 protein, whose amino-acid sequence MYETLTYTGGIHKHDEMIELIEDLGGFVLQENISQMDLVLTLAVPIEDVEKIKEKAKELLGTVKIAPMAGTEIAIVSPTLARQHLPHSACDISEYLRRYGAKDNMIGLSRGAGKGISRISEDEKKLIEEHDLVVFALGSFKECITHKTHLFEDIETPVVVTGAPEIDLEDIPGADAYVGGLGRIPRRLKRGENIRALKKLVEVIEEILDGRRREIMDDPPIVPSVLVKREIENQIPAIKEVYSPLPVVSQLMGVRVKLNYDEYHKEIEDVIVSDHRLGDISEILKSKMYDYTLVKLLSETSII is encoded by the coding sequence ATGTATGAAACCTTGACTTATACTGGTGGAATTCACAAGCATGATGAAATGATCGAGCTTATTGAAGATCTTGGAGGTTTCGTTTTACAGGAAAATATTAGTCAGATGGATTTAGTCCTAACTTTAGCTGTACCCATTGAAGATGTTGAAAAGATCAAAGAAAAGGCTAAAGAACTTCTTGGAACAGTAAAAATAGCACCAATGGCAGGTACAGAAATAGCAATTGTTTCTCCAACTTTAGCACGTCAACATCTCCCCCATTCTGCATGTGATATATCTGAATATCTTAGAAGGTATGGTGCAAAGGACAATATGATTGGACTTTCAAGAGGTGCTGGCAAGGGGATATCAAGAATATCAGAGGATGAAAAAAAACTTATAGAGGAGCATGATTTGGTAGTATTTGCACTTGGAAGTTTCAAAGAATGTATAACACATAAAACTCATTTATTTGAAGATATTGAAACACCTGTAGTTGTGACTGGAGCTCCTGAAATTGATTTGGAAGATATTCCTGGAGCAGATGCATATGTAGGGGGCCTTGGGAGAATTCCACGCAGGCTAAAGAGGGGTGAAAATATAAGGGCCCTTAAAAAACTTGTAGAAGTTATCGAAGAAATTCTCGACGGACGAAGAAGAGAAATAATGGATGATCCACCAATTGTACCTTCTGTGCTTGTTAAAAGGGAAATTGAAAACCAGATACCTGCCATTAAAGAAGTGTACTCTCCGCTCCCTGTTGTGAGTCAACTAATGGGAGTAAGGGTTAAACTCAATTATGATGAATACCATAAAGAAATCGAAGATGTAATTGTTAGTGATCACCGTCTTGGAGATATATCTGAGATTTTAAAGTCTAAAATGTACGATTACACCCTTGTAAAACTTCTTTCTGAAACATCAATAATTTGA
- a CDS encoding metallophosphoesterase, with protein sequence MRTILRFAGFMSVFFFGFLAVNYCIFYGIASLFNIQHGLIFYTLFILAVISYPLSAMIERVVSNSFTRVFYTAASAWMGISFYLLTFIAIYWIISLFFNIPGEIAGVTIILLTFILSSYSLVNSLFLVVNHIEIPLKHLKSDLKVVQLSDIHIGSIRNSSYMEKIVKKTNELQPEIVFITGDMVDGSARLHTNTFRAINKLKAPVFFITGNHETYEGLDEVFRVLRNTDMRILRDEMYECNGIQIIGVEYSYERDHMENVISKLKIDSETPSIMLYHLPRELKTVANAGIGLQLSGHTHAGQMFPFNYLVRLMFRYMHGIYTYNGTYLYVSPGTGTWGPPMRLGSRCEITVINLKGEN encoded by the coding sequence ATGAGAACAATTCTTAGATTTGCAGGGTTCATGTCCGTATTCTTTTTTGGATTTTTAGCAGTTAACTACTGTATTTTTTATGGAATTGCATCTTTATTCAATATTCAGCATGGATTAATTTTTTACACGTTATTTATTCTGGCAGTTATTTCCTATCCTTTATCCGCAATGATTGAAAGAGTGGTTTCCAATTCATTTACAAGGGTTTTTTATACAGCAGCTTCAGCATGGATGGGAATTTCCTTTTATCTCCTGACTTTCATTGCAATTTATTGGATAATATCACTATTCTTTAATATCCCTGGGGAAATTGCAGGAGTCACAATTATTTTATTAACTTTTATATTAAGTTCATATTCACTTGTTAATAGTTTATTTTTGGTAGTTAATCATATTGAAATACCTTTAAAACATTTAAAAAGCGATTTAAAAGTTGTACAACTTTCTGATATACATATTGGCTCAATACGGAACTCAAGCTACATGGAAAAGATTGTCAAGAAAACAAATGAACTACAACCAGAAATAGTTTTCATAACCGGAGATATGGTTGATGGGAGTGCAAGATTGCACACAAATACTTTTAGAGCAATAAATAAATTAAAAGCTCCTGTTTTTTTTATAACTGGTAATCATGAAACTTACGAAGGACTGGACGAGGTTTTCAGGGTTTTGAGAAATACTGACATGAGGATTTTAAGGGATGAAATGTATGAGTGTAATGGAATCCAAATAATTGGTGTTGAATATTCTTATGAACGGGACCATATGGAAAATGTGATTTCAAAACTTAAAATTGATTCTGAAACTCCTTCAATAATGTTATACCATCTTCCTCGTGAGTTAAAAACAGTTGCAAATGCAGGTATAGGATTGCAACTTTCAGGTCATACTCATGCAGGGCAGATGTTTCCATTCAACTATCTGGTAAGGTTGATGTTCAGATATATGCATGGCATTTACACATATAATGGAACTTATCTATATGTTTCACCGGGTACTGGGACTTGGGGTCCTCCTATGAGGCTTGGATCCAGATGTGAAATTACTGTTATTAATTTAAAGGGTGAAAATTAG